The genomic interval GAGACCCTCCCCGCGCTCGCCACCCCGCAAGCGGCGTGGCACCCGGGCATCGGCCGGCGTCGGAAGATGTGTCGAGGGTGGCGCCTTCCGGACCGGGTGCCACGCCCCTTGGGGGGTGGCCGTGTCGCGAGACCCTCCCCGCGCTCGCCACCCCGCAAGCGGCGTGGCACCCGGGCATCGGCCGGCCTTGGGAGATGTGTCGAAGGTGGTGCCCTCCGAACCGGGTGCCACGCCCCTTGGGGGGTGGCCGTGTCGCAAGACCCTCCCGCGCTCGCCACCCCGCAAGCGGCGTGGCACCCGGGCATCGGCCGGCGTCGGAAGATGTGTCGAGGGTGGCGCCTTCCGGACCGGGTGCCACGCCCCTTGGGGGGTGGCCGTGTCGCGAGACCCTCCCCGCGCTCGCCACCCCGCAAGCGGCGTGGCACCCGGGCCTCGGCCGGCCTTGGGAGATGTGTTGAAGGTGGTGCCCTCCGGATCCGGGTGTCACGCCCCTTGGGGGGTGGCCGTGTCGCGAGACCCTCCCGCGCTCGCCACCCCGCAAGCGGCGTGGCACCCGGGCATCGGCCGGCTTTGGGAGATGTGTCGAGGGTGGTGCCTTCCGGACCGGGTGCCACGCCCCTTGGGGGGTGGCCGTGTCGCAAGACCCTCCCGCGCTCGCCACCCCGCAAGCGGCGTGGCACCCGGGCACCCAGGCAGGAGCCACCCCCGAGCGTGCGCGGCGTCCGCGTGACGCGGATCAGAGCAGGCGGACCAGCACCCCGTCCGCCACGAAGCGGCCGGCGTGCGTCAGCCGGAGCCGGCCGGCGGCCGCCTCGAGGAGGCCGAGCCGCCGGCAGTCCTGGAGGTGGTCGCGGCGCGGGTCGCCGGCGGGGAGTTCGGCTTCAAGGGATGCCGCGTTGACGCCCTCGGCGAGGCGGAGGCCGAGCATCAGGCGCTCGCCGAGCCGCCGGGCGGCGGGAAGCCGCTCGACGTCCACCCGCGGCGGCGGGCCGCCGCCGAGCAACGCGGCCTCGTAGGCGGGGAGATTGGGGCGGTTGCGGAAGCGGAGGCCGTCGAGGTGGCTGGCGGCGGCCGGTCCCAGGCCGAGCCAGCTCGCGTTGCGCCAGTAGTGCAGGTTGTGCTTGCACCGCAGGTCCCGCGCGCCGCGGCGCGCCCAGTTCGACAGCTCGTACTGCTCATAGCCGGCGGCGTCCAGCCGCTCCATCACCCGCGCGTACATCGCCCGCTGCAGGTCTTCCTCCACCTCGGCAACCTTCCCCACGCGGAGCCGGGCGGCGAGCGGGGTCTGCGGCTCGAAGGTGAGGCCGTAGGCGGAGAGGTGCTCGGGCTCGAGGCCGAGCAGGCGGTCGAGGTCGGCGTCGAGCATCGCGAGCGTCTGCCCGGGGATGGCCCAGATGAGGTCGAGCGAGACGTTGTCGAAGCCGGCGGCACGGGCGAGTTCGACGGCCCGGCCGACGCTCTCGGGGGCGTGCCAGCGTTCGAGGGCGGCGAGGCTGCCGCGGTCGAAGCTCTGGGCGCCGATCGACAGGCGGTCGACGCCGCCTCCCCGCAGCGCGGCGAGGACCGCGGGCGTGACGGTTTCGGGATTGGCCTCGGCGGTGAACTCGACGCACGCATCGAGGACGCCGCGACGCCGGAGGTCGCCCAAGAGCGCCCGCCAATGCTCGGCGGCGAGCAGCGTCGGCGTGCCGCCGCCGGCGAAGGCCGTCCGCGGGCGGAGCGGGACACCGGCACCGGCCCAGGCTCCCGCGGCGGCGTCGAGCTCGGCCCGGAGGGCGTCGGTGAAACGCCGCTGGGCCGACGCGAGCTCGCTCGGGGGCGCCACGACGCTGAAGAAGTCGCAGTAGTGGCACTTGTGGAAGCAGAAGGGCAGGTGCAGGTAGAGCCCGTCGACCGGCGTCGGCCGGTCGCCGTTGGGGATGAACGGCGCTTCGTCGGTCTCTTGCCGCTGCGGGGCCGCAGCGGTAGGCTCCGCCTCCGCGGGGCCGGCCGCCCGTGGCCCCGCCGCCGCTGCGCGGTGGCGGCTCCCGCCGGCCCCGCCCGGTGTCTCCGCCTGGAGTTCTCGCATGAAGCCCGTTCTGGTGATGTTCAAGGCCGACGGCAAGCGGCGGGAGTTCCCGCTCAAGCCCGGCACCCACGTGATCGGCCGGCAGAAGACCTGCAAGCTGCGGATCCCGCTGCCGAGCGTGTCGCGCCGCCACGCGGAGCTGACCGTGACGCCCGGCGGCGAGGTCAGCGTACGCGACCTCGGGTCGAGCAACGGCACCTTCCGCAACGGCAGCAGCGTCGAGGAGTCCGTGCTCGAAGCCGGCGACGAGCTCCGCATCGGCCCGCTGGACCTCATCCTCGCCGACGCGGAGGAGACCGACGCGGTCCAGCCGCCCGCCGCCGGTGGCGGAGCGGCCGGGGCGATGACGCCGGCGCAGGAGGAGGAGAAGGAGAAGGATCCGGAGGATTCCGACGCCGCCGACGCCTTCCTGCTCGACGACGACTCGGTGGACCTCGGGCCGGTCGACCCCGCCGGCGAGTCCGTGAGCTCGCCCAGCCCGCTGGACGCGTCGGGCTCGGCCGCGGCGATCGAGCTCGAGGGCGGCGACGACGAGCCGCCCGCACCCAAGGCCGCTCCCCGCCCCGGGAAGAGCGCGGCACCCGACGACGACGACGACGACGAGGCGGACCTCGACGACCTGCTCGCCGGCTTCGGCAGAGGCGACGACGGCGACGGCGACGACGGAGACGACAGCGAGTTCGACTTCCTCGCGGACGTCGAGGTCATCGACGACGACGACCCCAAGGCCTGAGATCTGCGGCGGGATCCCGCCGCTTCGCCCATGCGCCTCGACGACCTGATCACCGCCCTCGCGGGCATCGCGCCCGAGGCCAACGCCGGCTCGTGGGACCGGGTCGGCCTCCAGGTGGGCGACCCGGCGGCGGACGTCGCGGCGGGGATGCTCTGCATCGACCTCACGCCGGCGGTTGCCGCGGAGGCGGCGGCCGCTGGCTGCGGGCTGGTGGTCGCGTACCACCCGCCGGTCTTCGAGCCGCTGCGGAGCCTGCGGGCCGACGCGGGGTGGGCCCAGCGGCGGGTCTGGGACTGCGTCCACGCCCACCTGGCGGTCTACTCGCCGCACACCGCGCTCGACGCGGTCCGCGGCGGGGTGTGCGACTGGCTGGCGGAGCGGTGCGGTGCGGGGGTTTCGGTGCCGCTGGAGCCGGCGGCGGCGGCGGGGGGGGCGGCGGCGGGCGGCTACAAGCTGGTCGTCTTCGTGCCCGCGGAGGCGGAGGCGGCTCTGCGGTCGGCGCTCTGGGCGGCCGGCGCCGGGGCCCAGGGCCGGTACGACCGCTGCTGGTTCTCCTCGGCCGGCGAGGGCGGGTTCCGCCCGCTGGAGGGGGCGGAACCCGCGATCGGCGCCGTCGGCGAGCAGGCGACGGTGGCGGAGCGGCGGGTCGAGGTGCTGGTGCCGGGCACGCGGCTTTCCGCCGTCCTGGCGGCGCTGCGGGCGGCGCACCCCTACGAGGAACCGGCCTTCGACCTGCTGCGGCGTGAGCCCGAGCCGGCGGACCCGGCGACCCAGCCCGGGGCGGGGCGGCTGCTGACGCTCGCCGAGCCCGCGACGCTGGCGGAGCTCGCCGGGCGGGTCGGCCGCGCGCTCGGCGTGCCGCTGAAGGTCGGCGGCGACCCGGGCCTGCGGGTCGGCACCGTCGCCGCCTGCCCGGGCTCGGGCGGCAAGCTCTTCGAGGGCGTGGACGCGGACCTGTACCTCACCGGCGAGATGCAGCACCACCAGGCGCTGGACCTGGTGCAGCGGGGGCGGGGCGTGGTGCTCGGGGGGCACACGAACACCGAGCGGCCGTACCTGCCGGTCTACCGCGAGAAGATCCGAGCGACGGCGGCGGGCGCCCTCCGCTGGGAGATCAGCGAAGCCGACGCCGCGCCGCTGCGGTGGGACGCCGCGGGAGCGCGGTGACCGAGCACGCCTGGGTGGCGCTGGGGTCGAACCTGGGCGACCGCGGCGCGCACCTGCTTGCGGCGTGCCGCCGGCTCGCCGCGGCTCCGGGCGTGGCGAGCCTCGTGCGGGGGCCGTTCCGGGAGACGCCGGCGCTGGTGCTCCCGGGGACGCCGCCGCAGCCGGCGTACCTCAACGCGGCGGCGCGCCTGGAGACGACGCTGGGCCCCGCGGCGTTGCTGGACCGGCTGCAGGCGGTCGAGGCGGCGCTGGGGCGGCCGGCGGGTTCCGGCCGCGGGGTGTGGGCGCCGCGGACCGTCGACCTGGACCTGCTGTTCCACGGGCGGTCCGCGGCGTCGGACGCCCGGCTCACGCTGCCGCACCCGCGATGGGCCCGGCGGGCCTTCGTCCTGCTCCCGATCCTGGACGTGGAGCCGGGCTTCGTCAGCCCCGAGCCGCGGCCGCGGGCGGCGGGCCGCCTGCTGCGCGGGCTCTGGGGTGCAACGAGCGCCGCGTCGACGCCGCCGCCCGCCTGAGTCGGAGGCACCGACGCTACGCCGGGGGCTCCGCGGCACGGGGCTCCGCGTCGCCCTCCCGTGGCAGCAGCGGGCGGAGCCGCCGCCAGAGCCGCTCGGCGGCGTCGCGACGGTGGGCCCGGCCCGCGGCGTCCTCGCGGGCGAAGACCCGCAGCAGCCGGTTGCGGAGCACGCGGTGCAGGGGCAGCGGGCCGGCGGGGTCGAAGCGCGCGACCTCGGTGAGCAGCGGGTCGAGGCCGGCGTCGAGCAGCGCGATCAGCGGGCCCGCGGGCGCACCCGGCGGGAGGTGGCGGCGGGCCACCGAGACGAGCTCGGGCACGGCCGCGGCGACGAGGCGGCGGCGGGCCGCGGCGGCTCCGGCCACGGCGGCGGCGAAGGCGTCGAGCGCCTTCTGCGGCGGCGGGGCCGACGGGCGGAAGCTCTCGCGGAGGCGGCCCGCCTCCAGGCCGGCGTCGCGGCAGGCGGCGGCGAGGCGCCGCGCCTCCGCCGGCCCCGGCGGCGCGGCCGCGAGCACCGCCGCGAGCGGACCGGGCAAGCCCGGCGGGAGCGGGGCGGGGTGGCGCGGCGGGGCGTCCTCCTCCGCCGGCGGCCGACCCGCCGGGGCCGGGGCGAGCCGCAGCGGCAGCCGCAGCGCGACCGCCGCCCGGTGGGAAGCCAGCGCCCGCCGCACCGCGGCGGGCTTGAGGCCCAGCCGGGCCGCCGCGGCGGTGATCGGCTCGCCGCGGCGGCCGGCGCGGCGGATTTCCCGCAGCCTCCCGCGATCCAGCGGCCGACGCGTGGCGGGGAAGACCGCCGCCTCGCCCCGGCCCACCCGCTGGGCCTCCTCCCGCAGCAGAAGCTGGCGGACGGTCTCGTGGGCGCGGCCCAGCCCGGCCGCGATCTGTGCGGCCGCCGCCGAGAGCGACGCCCCGCCCGCGGCCAGCTCGCCGGCCCGCCGCAGCGCCTCCGCCCGGTCCGCCGCGGGCAGCTGCGAGAAGCCGGCCGCCGCCTCCAGCCGCCCGGGGAAGGACCGGCGGTGGTGCTCGATCGCCTCGTGCGTGAAGCCGATCTGCCGGCGGGCGGCGCCGCGCGGGGCGAGCCAGCGCCAGCGGAGCCCGTCCTTCCGCCAGCGGGCGAGCGTGCGCGGTGCCACCCCCAGAGCCGCCGCCCAGTCGTCGGCCACGCGGGAGCGCGGCGGGTCCGGCGGCAGGTCCAGCCCGCGGGACAGCGTGTCGATCAGCTTCCGCAGGTCGGCTCCGACGGCCGCGCCGGCGAGCAGCGCCGCGTCGCCGCGGTCCCGACGCAGGCCCGAAAGGCGGAAAGCGAGGTAGTCCACCGGGTAGGTGGCGTCGCCCTCGAGGCTGTCGTGCAGGGCCTCGGCCCGCAGCAGCACCGCCTCGCGTTCCGCCGCGTCGCGGCCGAGCAGGCCCGGGGCGAGGTCGGCCAGCGGGCGGCAGGCCAGCGCCGGCACCGCCGGAGGCCTCACGGCGTCACCGCCGCGGCGGGCAGGCCGAGCAGGTCGCGCTCGGCGTTCTCGATCAAGCCCAGGCGGCCGAGTTCGGCGCCGAAGCGGCGCACGGCGGCGAGCTGCTCGGGCCCGGTCTCGTAGCAGAGGATGCGGCCGAGGTACGCCTCGGCCAGGCCCGCCGGCCAGCCGAGGCCGGCGGCGTGGCGGCGGACGAGTTCGGGCACGCGGGCGAGGTTGCGGGCCCTCACCGCCTCCATCCGGCGCTCCAGCCGCGACGGCAGCGCCGCCCGGGGCGTCAGCCACCCGGCGAAGAGGAAGGGCAGCCCGAAGGCGCGGGCCCACGCCCCGCCGAGGTCGAGCTGGTGCGGGTACAGCTCCGCCGGCGGCTCGTGCGTGACCACCTTGTCGCCGATCAAGAGCGCCGCCTCGTGCCCGCCGGGCACCGCCTCGGCCAGGTCGGCGTCGCGCATCTCCTCGGGCTCGAGCGCGGGGACGCGGCCCAGCCGCCGGTGCAGCAGCACGCGGAGCAGGCCCACCGAGGTGTGGCTGTCGCGGTCGACGGCGACGCCGCGGAGGTCCTCCAGCGGCACGCGGCTGAACAGCCGGACGGTGAGCGTGTCGCCGCGGCAGCCGATGCCGCCGACCGGCAGCAGCCGCAGCGGGACCGGGCTGCGGAACAGGTCGATGACCGGGCACAGCGCCGCGTCGAAGCGGCCGTCCACGAGGCCGGCGAGCAGGCTGGAGGGCACGCCGAGCTCCACCCGGAGGCCGTCGCACGCGAGGCCGTCGATCAGCGGCTTCGCGTTGAGGTACGAGACGCAGCCGAGCGTGGTGGGGCGGTCGACGGCCACGGCTTAGCGTACGGAGGCGGGGGCGTCGGCTGCGCCGCGGACCGTCGGCGATCCGGCGCCGAACCGGCCGCGGTCCGCGGATCCGCCGGGCCCGAGCTCCGTACGCTTGGCCGATGCAGTTGCGACCGGCTCCTTCCTTCCTGTTCGTGGCGGCGCTCGTGCTGACGGGTTGCGCCGCTTCGCCCTCGGATGGCGGGGCGTCCGCGTCGGGCGGCTCCGGGGAGCGGGCGCTGCCGCCGACGGCGACGCCGCCGGCGCGCGGCGAAGCGGGGGGTGTCGGCGCGGCCGGCGCGGCGGCCGAGGCGGAGCCCGACGGCCGGCCGCGCCCGGGGCTGGAGCCGCCGCCGGGGCTCGACGCGGCGGCGCTGGCGCCGCTCGAAGGCGAAGCCCTCGCCGCCGCGCAGCTGCCGCTGGCGGAGATCCGGGCGGGCCTGCCCGAGCCCGTCGCCGGCGACGCCGCCGCGGCTTCCTCGGGCGAGCCGCCGCTGCAGGCGCAGCGCCTCTTCGGGCGGGCCCAGCAGGCCCTGCTGGAGAACGACCACGCCGAGGCCGTGCAGATGCTCGAAGCGGCCGCGCGGCTCGCGCCCGGCCAGCCGCGGATCCTCCGCGAGCTCGCGCGGGGGTGGCTCGCGTTGGGCAACCGGCCCCGGGCGGTGCAGCACCTCCGCGAGGCGGTCCGCCGCCGGCCGGACGACCACGCGTCGCGGCTGCTGCTCGGCCAGCTGCTCGTCGACGCGGGCGAGCCGCAGGCGGGCCTCGCCGAGCTGCTGCTCGTGGCCGACGCCGCGGACGCCGCGGACCCGGCGCTCCGGCCGCTCGCCGCCTTCCAAGCCGGCCGGACGCTGGTGACGATGGACCGGCTCGCCGCTGCAGTCGGCTTGTTCGGCGTCTACCGCGACGCGTCCCGCGAGGGGATGCGGGCCTCCCGCACCGGGGCCGCGCTGCTGGACGTTGACCGCGTCGCCGCCGGGCACCTGGCCCGCGAGGGCGATCTGCGGGCGCGCCTCGGCGATCCCCGCGGGGCCGCCGACGCCTACGACGCCGCCGTCGCGGCGCTGCCGGCCCGGGAGGACGGCAGCGCCGGCGTGCCGCTCGACCCGCAGCTGGTCGGCCGCCTCGTCTGGGCGGACCTGCGTCTCGGCCGCGACGCCTCGGCCCGGGAGCGGCTGGTCGGCTACACCGAGCGAACGGGCGCGGCGCCGGCGGCGCTGGCGCTGGTGGCGTGGGCGGTGGAGGCCGGGCTGCCGGGCGGGCCGATGGTGGCGGAGTTGCGGCGGTTGGAGGAGTCGGGCGCGGCGATGGCCGATCCCGCGGCGGTGGCGCTCGCGCTGGCGGTGTCGCTGCCGCGGGAGGAGGCCGTCGCGCTGCTGCGGGAGCGGCAGCAGGCCGCCGGCTTCGAGCCCCGGGTGTACGACGCGCTGCTCGGGCTGCTGCTCGAGGAGGAGGCCGGCGCGGCGGGGCGCAGCGCCGCGGTCGAATTGGTGATGGAGACGCTGCGGTCGACCCCGCGGCGCGGCTACCTCGCCGTCGCCAGCTGGTTCCGCCGCGCCGGCGGGCCCGCGGCGGCGGCGGCGGCGGTCGCCGCCACGCCCGCCGCCGCGGCGGAGGACGACGCCGCGGCCTTGACGCTGCGGGCGGTGGTGGAGCGTCAGCTCGCCGGCGACGGCCTCGGCGAGGCCCCCGCCGCCGCGGGCGAGGCCGGCGGGGCCGGCGAGGAAGCGTCCGCGCCCGCGGGCCCGGAGCCCGCCGTGGAGGCCCCGCTCGCGCAGCTCGCCCGGGCGGTCGAGCTGCAGCCCGACCTGGCTCTCGCCCGCGTCGAGCGGGCCCGGCTGCTCGGCGTCGCGGGCCGCCACGCCGAGGCCCTCGCCGAGCTCGACGCCGTCGCGGAGGGCGTCGAGGACCCGCGGATCCCGCGTCTCCGCGTGGGCCTGCTGCTCGCCGACGGACGGCGGGACGAGGCCGCGGCGGCCCTGGACCGCCTCGTCGTGGAGAACCCGCGCGACCTCACGCTCGTGCTGCAGCGGGCCCAGCTCCTCGCCGCCAGCGGCGACGCGGCGGGGGCCGAGCGGGCGCTGCTGGACGCGCTCGCGGCCAACCCCAGAGCCGAGCCGCTGTACGCCGCGTTGCTCCGCCTCTACGACGACGCCCGTCTGGGGCCGACGCTGCCGGACTACCCGCAGAACTACGAGCGGCTCCGCCGCCGGATCTTCCAGGAGATCCCCGAGACCCGCGTCGCCCGCCTCACCGCCGCCGCGTACCTGGAGGCCAGCGGCGACAACGACCAGGCCCGCCGCGTGCTCACCGAGCTGCTCGAGGCCAACCCCAACGACCGCGAGGCGCAGTTCCTGCTGCTCGACGTGCTGCGCGACCTGGGCGACGCCGCGGCCGCGGACGCTCTGGTCGAAGACCTGCTCGCCGCCGGCCGCGACGCGCCGGCCCTGGTCGCCGCGCGCGACCACTACGCCCGCACCGGCAATCGGCCCAAGCTGCTCGACGCGCTCCGCGGCCTGCGGGACCTGCAACCCGAAGGCTTCGCCCGCGACTTCGCCACCGCCCGGATCCAGCTGCTCGA from Phycisphaera mikurensis NBRC 102666 carries:
- a CDS encoding tetratricopeptide repeat protein, producing MQLRPAPSFLFVAALVLTGCAASPSDGGASASGGSGERALPPTATPPARGEAGGVGAAGAAAEAEPDGRPRPGLEPPPGLDAAALAPLEGEALAAAQLPLAEIRAGLPEPVAGDAAAASSGEPPLQAQRLFGRAQQALLENDHAEAVQMLEAAARLAPGQPRILRELARGWLALGNRPRAVQHLREAVRRRPDDHASRLLLGQLLVDAGEPQAGLAELLLVADAADAADPALRPLAAFQAGRTLVTMDRLAAAVGLFGVYRDASREGMRASRTGAALLDVDRVAAGHLAREGDLRARLGDPRGAADAYDAAVAALPAREDGSAGVPLDPQLVGRLVWADLRLGRDASARERLVGYTERTGAAPAALALVAWAVEAGLPGGPMVAELRRLEESGAAMADPAAVALALAVSLPREEAVALLRERQQAAGFEPRVYDALLGLLLEEEAGAAGRSAAVELVMETLRSTPRRGYLAVASWFRRAGGPAAAAAAVAATPAAAAEDDAAALTLRAVVERQLAGDGLGEAPAAAGEAGGAGEEASAPAGPEPAVEAPLAQLARAVELQPDLALARVERARLLGVAGRHAEALAELDAVAEGVEDPRIPRLRVGLLLADGRRDEAAAALDRLVVENPRDLTLVLQRAQLLAASGDAAGAERALLDALAANPRAEPLYAALLRLYDDARLGPTLPDYPQNYERLRRRIFQEIPETRVARLTAAAYLEASGDNDQARRVLTELLEANPNDREAQFLLLDVLRDLGDAAAADALVEDLLAAGRDAPALVAARDHYARTGNRPKLLDALRGLRDLQPEGFARDFATARIQLLDEDFAGAAETAAGVLPGPTDAESLAATEVLVAAASELPAAEAVPLLVAARDASPVVAAVVAYALADAYDRDGRPEEAEATLLEALEASPNDAQLNNAIGYRWAYRGVRLEEAERLIGRAVAAESDNPAYLDSLGWVLYQQGRFEEAMHWLDESREKPGGQNPVILLHAGDTLHRLGRTDEAVDAWSEALANAAGLDERLDPELVGIGDRLQARIDAADGAEPGVAVPVARTGAEPGEAGSDVPVPVAPPAEPEAPASQEEPAQAVEAGDAEPEAATPQEGVEPTSERVAPLPPAPPAPPASD
- the hemW gene encoding radical SAM family heme chaperone HemW encodes the protein MRELQAETPGGAGGSRHRAAAAGPRAAGPAEAEPTAAAPQRQETDEAPFIPNGDRPTPVDGLYLHLPFCFHKCHYCDFFSVVAPPSELASAQRRFTDALRAELDAAAGAWAGAGVPLRPRTAFAGGGTPTLLAAEHWRALLGDLRRRGVLDACVEFTAEANPETVTPAVLAALRGGGVDRLSIGAQSFDRGSLAALERWHAPESVGRAVELARAAGFDNVSLDLIWAIPGQTLAMLDADLDRLLGLEPEHLSAYGLTFEPQTPLAARLRVGKVAEVEEDLQRAMYARVMERLDAAGYEQYELSNWARRGARDLRCKHNLHYWRNASWLGLGPAAASHLDGLRFRNRPNLPAYEAALLGGGPPPRVDVERLPAARRLGERLMLGLRLAEGVNAASLEAELPAGDPRRDHLQDCRRLGLLEAAAGRLRLTHAGRFVADGVLVRLL
- a CDS encoding FHA domain-containing protein, coding for MKPVLVMFKADGKRREFPLKPGTHVIGRQKTCKLRIPLPSVSRRHAELTVTPGGEVSVRDLGSSNGTFRNGSSVEESVLEAGDELRIGPLDLILADAEETDAVQPPAAGGGAAGAMTPAQEEEKEKDPEDSDAADAFLLDDDSVDLGPVDPAGESVSSPSPLDASGSAAAIELEGGDDEPPAPKAAPRPGKSAAPDDDDDDEADLDDLLAGFGRGDDGDGDDGDDSEFDFLADVEVIDDDDPKA
- a CDS encoding Nif3-like dinuclear metal center hexameric protein — translated: MRLDDLITALAGIAPEANAGSWDRVGLQVGDPAADVAAGMLCIDLTPAVAAEAAAAGCGLVVAYHPPVFEPLRSLRADAGWAQRRVWDCVHAHLAVYSPHTALDAVRGGVCDWLAERCGAGVSVPLEPAAAAGGAAAGGYKLVVFVPAEAEAALRSALWAAGAGAQGRYDRCWFSSAGEGGFRPLEGAEPAIGAVGEQATVAERRVEVLVPGTRLSAVLAALRAAHPYEEPAFDLLRREPEPADPATQPGAGRLLTLAEPATLAELAGRVGRALGVPLKVGGDPGLRVGTVAACPGSGGKLFEGVDADLYLTGEMQHHQALDLVQRGRGVVLGGHTNTERPYLPVYREKIRATAAGALRWEISEADAAPLRWDAAGAR
- a CDS encoding menaquinone biosynthetic enzyme MqnA/MqnD family protein, with amino-acid sequence MAVDRPTTLGCVSYLNAKPLIDGLACDGLRVELGVPSSLLAGLVDGRFDAALCPVIDLFRSPVPLRLLPVGGIGCRGDTLTVRLFSRVPLEDLRGVAVDRDSHTSVGLLRVLLHRRLGRVPALEPEEMRDADLAEAVPGGHEAALLIGDKVVTHEPPAELYPHQLDLGGAWARAFGLPFLFAGWLTPRAALPSRLERRMEAVRARNLARVPELVRRHAAGLGWPAGLAEAYLGRILCYETGPEQLAAVRRFGAELGRLGLIENAERDLLGLPAAAVTP
- the folK gene encoding 2-amino-4-hydroxy-6-hydroxymethyldihydropteridine diphosphokinase produces the protein MTEHAWVALGSNLGDRGAHLLAACRRLAAAPGVASLVRGPFRETPALVLPGTPPQPAYLNAAARLETTLGPAALLDRLQAVEAALGRPAGSGRGVWAPRTVDLDLLFHGRSAASDARLTLPHPRWARRAFVLLPILDVEPGFVSPEPRPRAAGRLLRGLWGATSAASTPPPA